CAGGGAGTCGTCTCCGTTCTGGAAATAGCGTTCTCCCTTAAAGAGAGCAGCTTGTGCTTTCTCAGTGCGGGGTGTCTTGTGCAAATAGTGGTAGGCGAGAAAAGCCCCTACGAGAGCAATTACTATCAGCAATCCAGTTACAATGATTTTCTGATTTTTTTCGAGAAACTGTTCGGAAGTGGTAAGTGCCTCCCCGATATTTTCGAAATTCTTTTCGGCTTTCGACTCTTTTGTTTTTTTAGCAGACATATTTCTTTGAAAAAATGTTACGTTTTATTTTTCGAGATGCAAAAGTACAGTTTTTAAATGATAAATAAAATTTCAACACCGGTTTTTTATAAAAATGATGAGTTGTTTTAATCTTTTTCGTAGGTTTGTAGTCTAATCGGGAGTTTGGCATCAATTTATCAAGGTGGTTAGATGAAGAGGAGGGAAGGTGGAAGAAGATAATGTGCTTTGCACGAATTTAGTTTTTAGTTCACAATAGTTTTGCCTCTAAAGAAGATTTTAATATGAAGAAGTATATGTTCATTGTAGGTGTGTTGATAATGGGGCTGTCGAATATGACAGCACAGGTCGACGCAGGTTTTGCTACTGTTCCGGTGGTGAATGGTAAAGTGGTCTTTGAGCAGTTCATACTTACCGATCAGGGACTTTCTGCTAATCAGAAATATGCTATCCTGCAAAAGTGGGTGAAGGATAAGTATACCGGTAGTCCATTGGTGTCGAGTATTCGTTTCGATGATAAAAATCAATCTGCTACAGTAAGTGCAAAAACAGAATTGACAGGCGTGCCGGAAAATCCTGTGATGAATTACCGGTTCGACCTTTCCGTAGCCAGTGCCGGATGTGTATTGGTGGTAAGGGATATCACCTATCAAAGTGCACCGAAACAGGGAGCATCTTCTTTTCCGAAGACCATTACTGCCGAGCAGACCATTACCGATCAGGCAGTGAGTGCACCGGGAGAAGAGGGGAAAATAAGGAGTGGCACACGAAAAGCGACCCTTTCGTTTCTGAATAGTCTATATAAAGAGGTGTTAGGCCTGTTTTAATAAACCATCTACACTCGTGCGATTTGCATGATCGATTTACCGGGTTAAATTTAAATTATCGTATGAAAACTTTGGTAGATTGAAATTATATGATTAATTTTGCGCCCTGATTTACCGGAAAATGATGTTTCGGTGAAGTGCTGTGGGTGTGATCCATAGATATAAATTGTTGGTGAATAATAAAGTAAACACATTATATAGCAATGTCTAAGATTTGTCAAATAACAGGTAAAAGAGCAATGGTTGGCAACAACGTTTCTCACTCCAACAGGAAAACGAAACGTAAGTTCAATGTCAATTTGTTCAGAAAAAAATTCTATTGGGTGGAAGAAGATTGCTGGATCAGCCTCAACATATCGGCATCCGGTTTGCGTACCATCAATAAGATCGGTTTGGATGCAGCCTTGAAAAAAGCCGCTGCAAATGGATATTTAAACGCTTAATGATAGGGAGGAAGCAGCAATGGCAAAAAAAGTAAAAGGAAACAGGATACAGGTGATCATGGAATGTACTGAGCATAAGGAAAGTGGTATGCCCGGTACTTCGAGGTATATCACTACGAAGAACAGAAAGAATACGACAGAGCGGTTGGAGTTGAAAAAATACAATCCCATCCTTAAAAGAATGACTGTTCATAAAGAAATCAAGTAAAACAAGATAGACTATGGCAAAGAAAGCAGTGGCGGGATTCCGTGACAAAAATACAACTACCGGGCGTAGTCATACCAAAGTGATCAAAATGGTAAAATCGCCTAAGACTGGTGCATACAGCTTCAAAGAAGAGATGATCCTGAACGACCAGGTGAAAGATTATTTTTCGAAATAAATCCGATCAAATTTAGGATTTTTCAGGCTTGGCAAAAACAGATAGGTTTATTTTTTGGAATTGTTTAGTCTGAAAAGTCGGTTAAAAATATATAAAAGCTTCCCTGTGCTCAAACGCAGGGAAGTTTTTTATTGACTATTTTGTAGCTTTGTAGATTGTGCGGGTTGCCTGCCAAATCCTAACAAATGGAAAAATCAAAGGTATCTTAATAATTGTTCTATGAGCTTTTTTGACAGATTCACAAAAGGGAAAAAAGAAACACTGGATAAAGGTCTCGAAAAGACAAAGGAGAACTTTTTTTCGAAGATCACACGTGCAGTTGCCGGTAAGTCGAAGGTCGACGATGATCTGCTCGACAATCTGGAGGAGATATTGGTTACCTCCGATGTAGGCGTGGATACCACTCTCAAAATTATTGAACGTATCGAAGCACGTGTGGCCAGGGATAAATATGTGGGGACAGATGAGTTAACGGCTATGCTTCGCGATGAGATTGCGCTGCTTCTGACTGAAAATAACAGTGACGACCTGTCGGAATTCACTCTTCCCGAAAGGAAAAAGCCTTATGTGATTATGGTAGTGGGAGTAAATGGTGTAGGAAAAACAACTACTATTGGTAAGTTGGCATATCAATTCAAACAAAAAGGATACTCTGTTTATCTGGGAGCAGCCGATACGTTTCGTGCAGCGGCAGTGGAGCAGCTTGATATCTGGGGGCAAAGGGTAGGTGTGCCGGTAATCAAGCAAAAAATGGGATCCGATCCCGCTTCTGTGGCGTTCGATGCAGTCAGTTCGGCCAAAGCGCATGATGCCGATGTAGTAATCATAGATACCGCCGGCCGTCTGCATAACAAGGTTAACCTGATGAACGAGCTGACCAAGATAAAGAATGTGATGGGAAAGATCGTTCCAGGTACACCGGATGAAGTACTCCTTGTCCTTGACGGTTCTACCGGTCAGAATGCTTTTGAACAGGCTAAACAGTTCACTGCCGCAACCGAAGTAACAGCGCTTGCCATCACTAAGCTTGATGGAACTGCCAAGGGTGGTGTGGTGATCGGAATTTCCGACCAGTTTAGAATTCCGGTGAAATATATCGGCCTGGGTGAAGGAATAGAGGATCTGCAGGTGTTCCGCAGGCGGGAATTTGTGGATTCCCTGTTTGGAGAGTGATGAATAATAAAATATATGGTTAATAACAAGATAGATGTTGTTACATTGGGGTGCTCGAAAAATCTTGTCGATTCGGAATTACTGATGAGGCAACTGGTGGCCAACGGGTATACCGTGGAACATGATCCTGAAACGCCCCGCGGCGATATTGCTGTGATCAATACATGTGGCTTTATTGGCGATGCAAAAGAAGAATCGATCAATATGATCCTCTCTTTTGCCGAAGCTAAAAAACGAAATAAACTCAAAAAACTGTTTGTAATGGGATGCCTCTCGGAACGATATAGGGAAGAATTGTTGGAAGAGATCCCCGAAGTGGACAGGTTTTACGGTAAATTCGACTGGAAAGGCCTTATTACAGACCTGGGTAAATCCTATTATAAGGAGTGGGAGTTCGACCGGTCGCTATCGACTCCTTCCCATTATGCCTATGTGAAAATATCGGAAGGGTGCGACAGGACTTGTTCATACTGCTCTATCCCGTTGATCACCGGGAAATATAAATCGCGCCCTGTCGAAGAGATCGAAGATGAGATCCGCCGGTTGGTGATCAAAGGTGTAAAAGAATTCCAGTTTATTGCGCAGGATCTTACCTATTATGGGCTCGACCTGTACCGGCAGATGAAATTGCCGGAGTTGATAGAGCGGGTTTCTGATATAGAGGGAGTGGAATGGATACGTCTTCATTATGCTTATCCGACCCATTTCCCGACCGACCTGTTACGGGTGATACGCGAACGGGAAAATGTATGTAACTATCTCGACATTGCCCTACAGCATATCAGCGACCATATGCTGAAAACCATGCGTCGCAATATCACCAGGCAGCAGACTATTGATCTGATTCAACGTTTTCGCGAAGAGGTGCCGGGTATCCATCTGCGTACTACTATGATGGTGGGACATCCCGGAGAAACGGAAGAGGACTATCTGGAACTACTTGAA
This window of the Proteiniphilum saccharofermentans genome carries:
- the ftsY gene encoding signal recognition particle-docking protein FtsY codes for the protein MSFFDRFTKGKKETLDKGLEKTKENFFSKITRAVAGKSKVDDDLLDNLEEILVTSDVGVDTTLKIIERIEARVARDKYVGTDELTAMLRDEIALLLTENNSDDLSEFTLPERKKPYVIMVVGVNGVGKTTTIGKLAYQFKQKGYSVYLGAADTFRAAAVEQLDIWGQRVGVPVIKQKMGSDPASVAFDAVSSAKAHDADVVIIDTAGRLHNKVNLMNELTKIKNVMGKIVPGTPDEVLLVLDGSTGQNAFEQAKQFTAATEVTALAITKLDGTAKGGVVIGISDQFRIPVKYIGLGEGIEDLQVFRRREFVDSLFGE
- a CDS encoding DUF4295 domain-containing protein encodes the protein MAKKAVAGFRDKNTTTGRSHTKVIKMVKSPKTGAYSFKEEMILNDQVKDYFSK
- the rpmG gene encoding 50S ribosomal protein L33: MAKKVKGNRIQVIMECTEHKESGMPGTSRYITTKNRKNTTERLELKKYNPILKRMTVHKEIK
- the rpmB gene encoding 50S ribosomal protein L28 — protein: MSKICQITGKRAMVGNNVSHSNRKTKRKFNVNLFRKKFYWVEEDCWISLNISASGLRTINKIGLDAALKKAAANGYLNA
- the rimO gene encoding 30S ribosomal protein S12 methylthiotransferase RimO, with translation MVNNKIDVVTLGCSKNLVDSELLMRQLVANGYTVEHDPETPRGDIAVINTCGFIGDAKEESINMILSFAEAKKRNKLKKLFVMGCLSERYREELLEEIPEVDRFYGKFDWKGLITDLGKSYYKEWEFDRSLSTPSHYAYVKISEGCDRTCSYCSIPLITGKYKSRPVEEIEDEIRRLVIKGVKEFQFIAQDLTYYGLDLYRQMKLPELIERVSDIEGVEWIRLHYAYPTHFPTDLLRVIRERENVCNYLDIALQHISDHMLKTMRRNITRQQTIDLIQRFREEVPGIHLRTTMMVGHPGETEEDYLELLEFVEKTRFERLGAFPYSHEEDTHNYRYYSDDVPAEVKQQRMNRLMELQEGIALSVNEAKVGEILKVIVDREDPEFYVGRTEFDSPEVDGEVLIDKSRVLGIGRFYDVKINAAMPFDLMGTV